From one Zhongshania sp. R06B22 genomic stretch:
- a CDS encoding DmsC/YnfH family molybdoenzyme membrane anchor subunit has translation MWKVRDDEPAYAFLKESTAPEVNYYEAPIDLIARTGGALPVDREMFINEEPGVGANPNRNKQHAFHFTADNCIGCHACEAACSEKNDNPAHISFRSVGYVEGGTYPDFKRMNISMACNHCDDPVCLKGCPTAAYTKHAEYGAVLQDPDTCFGCGYCTWVCPYNAPQLDPIKGQVSKCNMCVDRLEVNLKPACVSACLGNALDFGVVDDLPDNREQGKTSIPGFPDPEITQPNIRFQQIKNMPDEVTRTDGMSVKYHKGDDGQYRPVVDQKKGVEKKWSLAKLSSRENPLVIFTLVSQISLGAFFIAFLGAQFGIQSFLALRDSVMYIPLMAITVGLAGLGMLVSATHLGKPWRFYRGFNNLRHSPVCREGLGMLLYMVFAGLHLLLMLPANDIFISVFGDWGRFDAFASVSAYLALIAGSVGLYYMYRCYRIRARPFWDHWQTATSFLGTAITLGSILLGLVGIPTLMVLGGDINQLFIIVLGGIVIGSVMEGLGLWRHAIAMDTANNEGSVSHYIQCTVFGKSYVLRNCLIAANTSAALLLLSLAPSAINLGLALLVCLSVLLTALIGRTLFYVLVIPTTMPGAFFWKNKDFEEHARDIGLANMPQVGVVAHDH, from the coding sequence ATGTGGAAAGTAAGGGACGATGAACCGGCATACGCCTTTCTCAAAGAGTCGACCGCGCCGGAGGTAAACTATTACGAGGCACCAATAGACTTAATCGCTCGTACTGGCGGCGCACTGCCAGTCGATAGAGAAATGTTTATAAACGAAGAGCCTGGCGTGGGTGCAAACCCCAACCGTAATAAACAGCACGCGTTTCATTTTACCGCCGACAATTGCATTGGCTGTCATGCCTGCGAAGCGGCATGCAGCGAAAAGAACGACAACCCGGCGCACATCAGTTTTCGTTCCGTGGGTTATGTTGAGGGTGGCACATACCCAGATTTTAAGCGTATGAATATTTCAATGGCCTGCAACCACTGTGATGATCCGGTGTGTTTGAAAGGCTGCCCAACGGCCGCCTATACCAAACACGCTGAGTATGGGGCGGTTCTACAAGACCCAGATACCTGCTTTGGCTGCGGCTATTGCACCTGGGTTTGTCCTTATAATGCGCCCCAGCTAGACCCCATCAAGGGGCAGGTCTCTAAGTGCAATATGTGCGTCGACCGTCTAGAGGTGAATCTCAAGCCCGCCTGTGTGTCTGCCTGCTTGGGTAATGCACTGGATTTTGGGGTGGTTGATGATCTGCCTGACAATCGCGAGCAGGGTAAGACCAGTATTCCCGGCTTCCCGGACCCAGAAATCACTCAGCCTAATATTCGTTTCCAGCAGATTAAAAACATGCCGGATGAAGTAACACGTACCGACGGCATGTCAGTTAAATATCACAAGGGTGACGACGGTCAATACCGACCTGTGGTTGATCAGAAAAAAGGTGTTGAGAAAAAGTGGAGTCTAGCAAAGCTGAGTTCACGGGAAAATCCTTTGGTGATCTTCACCTTGGTTAGCCAAATCTCGCTAGGCGCATTTTTTATTGCGTTCTTGGGCGCCCAATTCGGTATTCAGAGTTTCTTGGCGTTACGTGACTCTGTCATGTATATCCCCCTCATGGCGATTACCGTCGGCTTGGCGGGTCTGGGCATGTTGGTGTCGGCAACACACTTGGGTAAGCCTTGGCGGTTTTACCGGGGGTTTAATAACCTTCGACACTCGCCGGTATGCCGAGAAGGCTTAGGTATGCTGCTTTATATGGTGTTTGCAGGCTTACATTTATTGCTGATGTTGCCAGCGAATGACATCTTTATAAGTGTGTTCGGTGATTGGGGACGCTTCGATGCCTTTGCGTCGGTATCCGCTTATTTGGCGCTGATCGCAGGCTCGGTCGGCCTTTACTATATGTATCGCTGCTACCGAATTCGCGCGCGGCCGTTCTGGGATCACTGGCAGACGGCGACGTCATTTTTAGGAACAGCCATAACGCTGGGAAGTATATTACTTGGGCTAGTGGGTATACCGACTCTCATGGTGCTTGGTGGTGATATTAATCAGCTATTTATTATTGTGCTTGGCGGAATTGTCATCGGCAGTGTGATGGAAGGGCTGGGATTATGGCGTCACGCGATTGCTATGGACACTGCGAATAATGAAGGCAGCGTGTCGCATTACATTCAGTGCACGGTGTTTGGAAAGAGCTATGTATTGCGAAACTGCCTGATCGCCGCGAATACCAGTGCAGCGCTATTGCTGTTATCGCTGGCGCCGAGCGCAATTAACTTGGGGCTGGCGCTATTGGTCTGTCTGTCAGTATTGCTAACAGCGCTGATTGGCCGCACGCTCTTTTATGTTCTCGTTATTCCTACCACCATGCCAGGAGCGTTTTTCTGGAAGAATAAAGATTTTGAAGAACACGCCCGTGATATTGGTTTGGCGAATATGCCGCAAGTCGGGGTGGTTGCACACGATCACTGA
- a CDS encoding DNA-3-methyladenine glycosylase I, which produces MTRSKAKTSLAPSLYQRFLERAIIQHASIMAIEERLPTNLDKAALIAIKDDRYLAEMTACVFRAGFVWRIISLKWEGFETVFNNFLPIWVASRSPEQIEDMATDTRIVRNLTKVKSVQENALFILDVQREFGSFGRFLADWPEDDIVGLWTYLKKHGNRLGGNSGQYFLRFMGKDTFILSRDVCTALCAEGIVDKTTITSKRDLAAVQAAFNEMRSESGRSLSELSMILALSIGPA; this is translated from the coding sequence ATGACCCGCTCTAAAGCCAAGACTTCCCTCGCACCATCGCTTTACCAGCGCTTTCTAGAACGAGCGATTATTCAACACGCCTCAATAATGGCCATTGAAGAAAGATTACCAACAAATTTAGACAAAGCTGCACTGATCGCGATTAAAGATGACCGCTACTTAGCAGAGATGACAGCCTGCGTATTTAGAGCCGGCTTTGTGTGGCGAATAATTAGCCTAAAGTGGGAGGGTTTTGAGACCGTATTCAATAATTTCCTTCCCATTTGGGTGGCATCGAGATCACCAGAACAGATAGAAGATATGGCGACTGATACGCGCATAGTGCGCAATTTAACCAAAGTGAAATCGGTGCAGGAGAACGCCCTATTCATTCTGGATGTACAGCGTGAATTCGGCAGTTTCGGTCGCTTTTTAGCCGATTGGCCAGAGGACGATATTGTTGGATTATGGACATACCTCAAGAAACACGGCAACCGTCTGGGCGGTAACTCAGGGCAATACTTTTTACGGTTTATGGGAAAAGACACTTTTATACTCAGCCGCGATGTCTGCACAGCATTGTGCGCCGAGGGTATTGTCGATAAAACAACGATCACTAGTAAGCGCGATCTAGCCGCGGTACAAGCCGCCTTCAATGAAATGCGCAGCGAAAGTGGCCGCTCGTTGTCAGAACTCAGTATGATTTTGGCTTTATCGATTGGACCAGCTTAA
- a CDS encoding FAD-binding protein, with product MTVAKWDHSVDVLVVGSGNGALTAALSCYEMGVSDVLIVEKSAKIGGTSATSGGGVWIPNNRYAKAAGAKDSFADAKQYLLSTTPAGAVSEDMVDAYLINGPKMIDFLHERSDVRYETLEHYPDYYTDIEGSRTGHRSMEPERFDSSLLGDDVQRLRPSHHMMRMFSKIYFTQVEAALLVLQGPGWIKLTMKLVAQWAFDLGWWFRGNGLSRQICTGAAGVARLWYSLKKRNVPMWASSPMQELITEDGRVVGAVVSRNGKSMRIQARKGVVLAAGGFERNQQMREQYLPAPTSTDWSGGVEGNTGDAIQQGLALGAATRLMDGAWWCTTVSVPGEPAPRLSIMEKSYPGSCIVNLRGERFANESQNYMAFQKDLYKQHSDDAPCSPMYQIFDARFRRDYIVGPLMTASLKPDWTIPKEWFETKLVGKAATVRELAEQLGIDADNLETTVAKMNGYAKTGKDEDFHRGDSAYDRYYGDPRFEPNPCLGAIDEAPYYAMRLEAGDFGTQGGLATNPNAQVLKEDGSAIDGLYAVGNCSAAVLPTYPGPGATLGPAMTFAYQAAKHISGYQD from the coding sequence ATGACAGTAGCAAAGTGGGATCATAGCGTTGATGTACTCGTCGTTGGTAGTGGTAACGGGGCTTTAACTGCCGCGCTGAGCTGCTACGAAATGGGCGTGAGTGATGTTCTCATCGTCGAGAAATCAGCCAAGATTGGCGGCACCAGTGCAACCTCTGGTGGCGGTGTATGGATACCCAATAACCGCTACGCCAAGGCAGCCGGGGCGAAAGATAGCTTTGCAGACGCTAAACAGTATTTGCTCAGCACCACGCCTGCGGGGGCGGTCTCTGAAGATATGGTTGATGCCTATCTGATCAACGGTCCCAAAATGATCGATTTTCTTCATGAGCGCAGCGATGTGCGCTATGAAACCCTAGAACACTACCCAGATTACTACACCGATATTGAAGGTTCGCGAACCGGTCATCGCTCAATGGAGCCAGAGCGATTTGACTCGTCTCTGCTAGGTGATGACGTCCAACGCCTGCGGCCAAGTCATCATATGATGCGGATGTTCAGCAAAATTTATTTTACCCAGGTCGAGGCCGCCCTATTGGTCTTGCAGGGACCGGGTTGGATAAAGCTAACAATGAAATTGGTCGCGCAATGGGCCTTTGACCTGGGGTGGTGGTTTCGTGGCAATGGTCTCAGCCGCCAAATATGTACCGGCGCGGCGGGCGTAGCCAGACTTTGGTATTCGCTTAAAAAGCGCAATGTGCCGATGTGGGCAAGCTCGCCCATGCAGGAGCTTATTACAGAGGACGGCCGCGTAGTGGGGGCCGTTGTCAGCCGCAATGGTAAATCCATGCGGATACAAGCTCGTAAAGGCGTCGTTTTGGCGGCAGGCGGGTTCGAGCGCAACCAGCAAATGCGTGAGCAATATTTGCCGGCGCCAACCAGCACTGACTGGAGCGGCGGGGTAGAGGGCAACACTGGCGATGCTATTCAGCAGGGCTTGGCCTTGGGTGCCGCTACGCGCTTGATGGATGGCGCTTGGTGGTGCACCACGGTATCTGTTCCCGGTGAGCCGGCGCCACGTTTAAGTATTATGGAAAAGTCTTATCCCGGTTCCTGTATTGTCAATTTACGCGGCGAGCGTTTTGCCAATGAGTCACAAAACTATATGGCCTTCCAAAAGGATCTGTATAAGCAGCATAGCGATGACGCGCCGTGCTCGCCCATGTATCAAATATTCGATGCACGCTTTCGCCGAGACTATATTGTTGGGCCGCTGATGACTGCGTCCCTAAAGCCGGACTGGACTATCCCCAAAGAATGGTTCGAAACCAAATTAGTGGGTAAAGCGGCCACCGTCCGCGAGCTGGCAGAACAGCTAGGTATCGACGCCGACAACCTAGAGACCACCGTTGCTAAAATGAACGGCTATGCTAAAACCGGTAAGGACGAAGATTTTCACCGCGGCGATTCTGCCTACGACCGTTACTACGGCGACCCGCGTTTTGAGCCTAACCCCTGCTTGGGAGCCATCGACGAGGCACCTTATTATGCCATGCGCCTAGAGGCCGGCGATTTTGGTACTCAGGGCGGATTGGCGACCAATCCCAATGCGCAAGTGCTGAAGGAAGATGGTAGCGCAATAGACGGCTTGTATGCTGTTGGTAATTGCAGTGCCGCAGTCTTGCCGACATACCCCGGACCGGGTGCGACCTTGGGGCCAGCAATGACCTTTGCATATCAGGCCGCTAAACACATTAGCGGATATCAAGACTAA
- a CDS encoding CHASE domain-containing protein: MEQQKPFTMGNLHWAHWLIVALSLLMTIAVWQYSKIQIQEKNENRFHREAEQVITLIIERLQKYEDALWSGVATIKSHEDTINFSQWQSFSSALHLPEKYKGINGIGVIFNVPDTALPDYLRRQQQDRPDYRIHPAHQNVYRFPITYIEPMADNLNAVGLDVAHESNRLKAALKARDSGQAQITAPIYLVQSEERTPGFLFYVPFYNSTNDSDSELIYEDGDLAIKKRQQQFAGMVYAPFIVYKLMQGTLEKARRHVGITISDDGFLLYDENHKNDKRYEKGPQFQQAFPLEVYGRSWLITIRSSSAFRNETSNNQPTFILVCGIIIDAMLFFLFIILSNANRRATKLANYMTEGYQAKSLELERNIERLKESNTELEQFAFAASHDLQEPLRTLTSFTELLKDELGSNPDKPHVIASIKYISEAAERMQCLVLGLMSYSRIGREPELMSVDCNDLLDDVLSDLSVVIKENNVKIVRATLPVILAFPTELRMLFLNLISNAIKFKNRETTPCITISSKEEDDHWLFSITDNGIGIDPKQFEHVFLIFKRLHSQDDYPGSGIGLSKCKKVVALHGGKIWVSSKINEGSTFFFTLAKSPKK; this comes from the coding sequence ATGGAGCAACAAAAACCATTCACTATGGGAAATCTACATTGGGCTCACTGGTTAATTGTTGCGCTATCCCTGTTAATGACCATTGCTGTTTGGCAATACTCAAAGATTCAAATCCAAGAAAAAAATGAAAACCGATTCCATCGCGAAGCCGAACAGGTCATTACATTAATAATTGAGCGCCTGCAAAAATACGAAGATGCCTTATGGTCAGGTGTTGCGACTATTAAATCCCATGAAGACACAATTAATTTTTCGCAGTGGCAAAGTTTTTCCAGCGCACTACACTTGCCGGAAAAATATAAAGGTATAAATGGTATTGGTGTTATTTTCAATGTACCCGATACGGCACTACCAGACTATCTACGAAGACAACAACAAGATCGTCCCGACTATCGCATTCATCCAGCACATCAAAACGTCTACCGTTTCCCCATCACATATATAGAGCCCATGGCCGACAATCTTAACGCCGTCGGCTTAGATGTCGCACATGAAAGTAATCGTCTAAAGGCCGCGCTTAAAGCCCGAGATAGTGGTCAGGCACAAATTACTGCCCCTATTTATTTGGTGCAATCCGAAGAGCGCACGCCAGGATTTTTGTTCTACGTACCGTTTTACAATTCGACGAATGACAGCGACTCTGAGCTCATATATGAAGATGGCGACTTAGCAATAAAAAAACGCCAACAACAATTCGCTGGCATGGTATACGCCCCCTTTATTGTATATAAACTAATGCAAGGCACACTTGAAAAAGCTCGTCGACACGTTGGGATCACCATTAGTGATGACGGCTTCTTACTCTATGACGAAAACCACAAAAATGATAAGCGCTATGAAAAAGGACCACAATTTCAGCAAGCCTTTCCACTAGAGGTCTACGGCAGGAGTTGGTTAATCACTATCAGAAGTAGCTCTGCCTTTAGAAATGAGACAAGTAATAACCAACCCACATTTATACTGGTCTGCGGTATTATTATCGATGCCATGCTATTTTTTCTTTTTATAATTTTAAGTAATGCGAACCGCCGCGCCACGAAGCTAGCCAACTACATGACCGAAGGGTATCAAGCTAAATCTCTAGAATTAGAACGAAATATAGAGCGCTTAAAAGAAAGTAACACGGAACTCGAACAGTTTGCATTCGCGGCTTCGCATGACCTCCAGGAGCCACTTCGAACACTGACAAGCTTTACGGAGCTACTAAAAGATGAGCTTGGGAGCAACCCAGATAAACCCCATGTTATCGCTTCGATAAAATACATCAGCGAAGCCGCCGAACGCATGCAATGCCTTGTACTGGGACTAATGTCATATAGTCGAATTGGTCGCGAGCCGGAACTTATGTCGGTTGACTGCAATGATTTACTGGATGACGTCCTCAGCGACTTAAGCGTAGTCATCAAAGAAAATAATGTAAAAATAGTCCGCGCCACACTACCAGTCATTCTTGCGTTCCCAACAGAGTTACGTATGCTTTTTTTAAACCTAATTAGCAACGCTATTAAGTTTAAAAACCGAGAAACGACACCGTGTATTACAATTTCATCTAAAGAAGAAGATGATCATTGGCTTTTTTCAATCACGGATAACGGCATTGGCATAGATCCAAAACAATTTGAGCACGTCTTTCTAATCTTTAAGCGACTACATTCACAAGACGACTACCCGGGCAGCGGCATTGGTCTCTCAAAATGTAAAAAAGTCGTCGCGCTTCATGGCGGTAAGATTTGGGTAAGTTCAAAGATTAACGAAGGCAGCACGTTCTTTTTTACCTTAGCGAAATCGCCAAAAAAGTAA
- a CDS encoding esterase-like activity of phytase family protein, whose translation MQIKKTALAWGIAIATPLFLVACGGDDGRDGLDGQLGSAGANGADGSDGLNSLIRQTSLQAGNAQCFSGGVMVESGRDTNADDVLADGEVTDTSYICAPTLLNEAKNFNRIAAFPVCFQDDANCDSDDETSAEIVAASTDGMTLIYTDSPANRIGFVDIADPSKPSVLGVLGLSGEPTAVAVKDEFALVGVNTSADFINVSGTLDVINIASRSAVRSIDVGGQPDSVAVSPDGSYAVVVIENERDEDLGNGAPPQLPAGNIVIVNLSGEPSTWTTQTVAITGLADLYPSDPEPEFVDINSDNIALVSLQENNHIVLVNLVDGSIVNHFSAGTVDLTGIDANEDDIISQNQSLDAVLREPDGVSWLSTEYFVTANEGDLDGGSRSFSVFNTAGDVVYEAGNSLDQLTARYGHYPEGRSENKGNEPENAEFGVFGSERYLFVNSERASVVFVYDVADFTKPMLKQVLPAGVAPEGALAIPSRNLLVVASEKDSREDVIRSTLNIYYYGSAPAAYPTVISADRLDGSPISWGAISGLSADPVNSNLVYAVDDSFYQKNRIFTLDVSQEPAVITKETHITDGNDILAALPAGVLPASAINADKTVNIDPEGVAKLADGSVWIASEGSGNAVDGPVKSMNLLIKTNAAGLVQQAVTLPPAVNALQRKNGFEGVSEYQGKLYVAFQRAWEGEANVRIGIYDIGSASWSFLFYPLDAVESQNGGWVGLSEITSIGGGEFLVIERDNQGGPDAVIKRLYKFDTTGLADGAIVGKSLVRDVMPDMLATGGLVTEKIEGIALMKNGDVLMVNDNDGVDDSNGETQLLNLGDIL comes from the coding sequence ATGCAAATCAAAAAGACAGCCTTAGCTTGGGGCATCGCTATAGCGACTCCCTTGTTTCTTGTTGCTTGTGGCGGCGATGACGGCCGCGACGGTTTAGATGGTCAGTTAGGCAGTGCCGGTGCCAATGGCGCAGACGGTAGCGATGGTCTGAACAGTTTGATTCGTCAAACCAGCTTGCAGGCGGGTAACGCGCAGTGTTTCAGCGGTGGAGTCATGGTTGAATCAGGCCGCGATACTAATGCGGATGATGTTCTGGCGGACGGCGAAGTAACGGACACGTCTTATATCTGCGCACCAACCTTATTAAACGAAGCGAAAAACTTTAACCGTATTGCGGCATTCCCAGTTTGCTTTCAAGATGATGCCAACTGCGATTCCGACGATGAAACCTCAGCAGAAATTGTCGCTGCCAGCACCGACGGTATGACCTTGATTTACACCGACAGTCCCGCCAATCGCATTGGCTTTGTCGACATTGCCGATCCATCCAAACCATCGGTACTAGGCGTTTTAGGCTTGTCTGGTGAGCCCACGGCGGTTGCGGTGAAAGATGAATTCGCGTTGGTTGGGGTGAATACCTCTGCAGACTTCATTAATGTGTCAGGCACGTTAGACGTAATTAACATCGCGAGCCGCAGCGCAGTGCGCAGTATTGATGTTGGCGGTCAGCCAGATTCGGTTGCCGTGAGCCCAGATGGCAGCTACGCGGTTGTCGTCATTGAAAACGAACGCGACGAAGACCTTGGCAACGGCGCACCACCGCAATTACCCGCTGGTAATATTGTGATTGTAAATTTAAGCGGCGAGCCATCAACGTGGACAACACAAACGGTTGCCATTACCGGTTTGGCTGATTTATACCCAAGCGATCCAGAGCCTGAGTTTGTCGACATCAATAGCGACAATATTGCGCTAGTTTCACTGCAGGAAAACAACCACATTGTTTTAGTTAATTTAGTGGATGGCAGCATCGTAAATCACTTCAGCGCGGGTACGGTTGATCTCACGGGCATAGACGCTAATGAAGACGATATCATTTCCCAGAACCAATCATTAGATGCGGTCTTGCGTGAACCAGATGGCGTTAGCTGGTTGTCTACTGAATACTTTGTGACTGCTAACGAAGGTGATCTAGACGGCGGTAGCCGCAGCTTCAGCGTATTTAACACCGCCGGTGACGTGGTCTATGAAGCTGGCAACAGTTTAGATCAATTAACGGCACGCTATGGTCACTACCCCGAGGGTCGCTCTGAAAACAAAGGCAATGAGCCAGAGAATGCTGAGTTTGGCGTATTTGGAAGCGAGCGCTATTTGTTTGTAAACTCCGAGCGCGCAAGTGTGGTGTTTGTCTATGACGTTGCAGATTTCACCAAGCCAATGCTTAAGCAAGTACTCCCTGCTGGTGTTGCGCCGGAGGGTGCCTTGGCAATTCCATCTCGCAATCTCTTAGTGGTTGCCAGTGAGAAGGACAGTCGCGAAGATGTTATTCGCTCAACGCTGAATATCTACTACTACGGTAGTGCGCCCGCTGCTTACCCAACCGTGATTTCTGCAGATCGACTGGATGGCTCGCCTATCTCTTGGGGCGCTATATCTGGGCTGTCAGCAGACCCAGTTAATAGCAATCTGGTATACGCGGTGGATGACAGTTTTTACCAGAAGAACCGCATCTTCACTCTTGATGTGAGTCAGGAGCCCGCAGTGATTACCAAAGAAACCCACATCACTGACGGCAACGATATTTTGGCCGCACTGCCAGCTGGTGTGCTACCCGCGAGTGCGATCAATGCCGATAAGACCGTAAATATTGATCCAGAAGGTGTGGCTAAACTTGCTGATGGCAGTGTTTGGATAGCGTCGGAAGGCTCAGGCAACGCGGTTGATGGTCCGGTGAAAAGCATGAATCTGCTGATTAAAACTAATGCGGCAGGGCTTGTGCAGCAGGCGGTGACATTGCCACCCGCAGTGAATGCACTGCAGCGTAAAAACGGCTTTGAAGGTGTTAGCGAGTACCAGGGTAAATTGTATGTTGCCTTCCAGCGTGCCTGGGAAGGTGAAGCCAATGTGCGTATTGGTATTTATGATATTGGCTCAGCTAGCTGGTCGTTCTTATTCTATCCCCTTGATGCCGTAGAATCGCAAAATGGTGGCTGGGTTGGCTTATCCGAAATCACCTCAATTGGTGGCGGTGAGTTTTTAGTTATCGAGCGTGACAACCAAGGTGGACCAGATGCGGTAATCAAACGTTTGTATAAGTTTGATACCACTGGCTTAGCCGATGGCGCCATCGTAGGCAAGTCCCTGGTGCGTGATGTCATGCCAGATATGTTGGCGACCGGCGGTCTTGTTACTGAGAAGATAGAAGGTATTGCGCTGATGAAAAATGGCGACGTACTGATGGTGAACGATAATGACGGTGTTGATGATAGCAATGGTGAAACCCAGTTATTGAACCTGGGCGACATCCTCTAA
- a CDS encoding FAD-dependent oxidoreductase, which produces MSQTEKTIATAPRNSKDITQWDIETDIAIIGFGGAGASAAIEAADAGSKVCIFEVASASGGSTALSSAEIYMGGNGGTPVQQACGYHDDTENMINYLKACFGNQADEEKIRHYCENSIAHYNWLTGHGVPFKMSELKERAIMALTDDCLLFTGNEKAYPFTEHATPVPRGHNLEIEGDNGGPLLMKILTEAVVARGVDIHYDSRALTLITNDSGDVEGVVVRIDQQEKTVRARKGVILCAGGFCMNEEMVRKYAPTFDCGLIPIGNPGDNGSGILMGMGVGAGTTNMHECFVSLPYYPPASLTYGILVNDKAQRFINEDCYHGRVGYNALMAHKNSSRVYFITDVEGYGDYEKMSYLGATVAGTGDSIEELEQELALPESSLEQTVTNYNKHAENGKDPYFHKHEAWLRPIKPPYVALDCTLGRGPFYPFFTLGGLDTRPTGEVLSPEGKVIRGLYAAGRTTAGLPRTAAGYASGMSVGDVTYFGRLAGKAAAEA; this is translated from the coding sequence ATGAGTCAAACCGAAAAAACCATCGCCACTGCGCCTCGCAATAGTAAAGACATCACTCAGTGGGACATCGAGACCGATATCGCCATTATCGGCTTTGGCGGCGCGGGTGCGTCTGCGGCCATCGAAGCAGCTGACGCCGGCAGCAAGGTCTGCATTTTTGAGGTGGCAAGCGCCAGCGGTGGCTCTACGGCGCTATCAAGCGCTGAAATTTATATGGGCGGCAATGGCGGAACGCCAGTACAACAAGCCTGCGGCTACCATGATGATACCGAGAATATGATCAACTACCTGAAAGCCTGTTTTGGCAATCAGGCTGACGAGGAAAAAATTCGCCACTACTGTGAAAACAGCATTGCGCACTACAACTGGCTGACTGGGCATGGCGTGCCATTCAAAATGAGTGAGCTAAAAGAGCGCGCAATCATGGCGCTCACCGACGACTGCCTATTGTTCACCGGCAACGAAAAAGCCTACCCCTTTACCGAGCATGCCACCCCCGTACCCCGCGGCCACAACCTTGAGATAGAGGGTGATAACGGCGGCCCCCTACTAATGAAAATCCTCACCGAGGCGGTAGTGGCACGTGGAGTCGATATTCATTATGACAGCCGCGCACTTACCCTCATTACCAATGATAGCGGCGATGTTGAAGGCGTCGTGGTAAGAATTGATCAACAGGAAAAAACTGTGCGGGCCCGCAAAGGCGTTATTTTGTGCGCTGGCGGCTTCTGCATGAATGAAGAAATGGTAAGAAAATACGCGCCGACTTTTGACTGCGGCTTAATTCCCATTGGCAATCCCGGCGACAATGGCAGCGGCATTCTAATGGGCATGGGTGTTGGCGCGGGCACCACCAATATGCACGAGTGTTTTGTTAGCCTACCTTATTATCCGCCGGCATCACTGACCTACGGCATCCTCGTAAACGACAAGGCACAGCGTTTCATCAATGAAGACTGCTACCACGGCCGTGTTGGCTACAACGCCCTTATGGCTCACAAAAATTCTTCTCGGGTTTATTTTATTACCGATGTTGAAGGTTACGGCGACTACGAAAAAATGAGTTATCTGGGGGCAACGGTTGCAGGCACCGGCGATAGTATTGAGGAATTAGAGCAGGAATTAGCTCTGCCGGAGTCCAGCTTAGAACAGACCGTCACAAACTATAATAAGCACGCCGAAAATGGCAAGGACCCGTATTTCCATAAGCATGAAGCGTGGTTAAGGCCCATTAAACCGCCCTATGTTGCGCTGGACTGCACCCTCGGTCGCGGACCGTTTTATCCCTTCTTTACCTTAGGCGGCCTAGACACGCGGCCCACAGGCGAGGTGCTAAGCCCAGAGGGCAAGGTTATACGTGGCCTATATGCAGCGGGGCGCACAACCGCCGGTCTGCCGCGCACCGCGGCGGGCTACGCCAGTGGCATGTCGGTGGGAGATGTAACTTACTTTGGTAGGCTGGCTGGTAAAGCCGCAGCAGAGGCTTAA